One region of Brassica napus cultivar Da-Ae chromosome A10, Da-Ae, whole genome shotgun sequence genomic DNA includes:
- the LOC106387780 gene encoding apyrase 2: MTAKRGIGRHESLADKIQRHRSILLVISVPVVLIALVLLLMPGRSATDAVVEEYTVLNRKGGPNSRPPKNYAVVFDAGSSGSRVHVYCFDKNLDLVPLGNELELFLQLKPGLSAYPTDPRQAANSLVSLLDKAESSVPRELRPKTPVRVGATAGLRTLGHEASENILQAVKELLRDRSMLKTEANAVTVLDGTQEGSYQWVTINYLLRNLGKPYSDTVGVVDLGGGSVQMAYSISEEDAASAPKPLEGEDAYVREMYLKGRKYFLYVHSYLHYGLLAARAEILKVSEDSNNPCIVTGYDGTYKYGGEELKAAALQSGASLDECRRLTINALKVNDTLCTHMKCTFGGVWNGGRGGGQKNMFVASFFFDRAAEAGFVDPKQPVATVRPIDFEKAAKKACSMKMEEGKSKFSRVEEDNLPYLCMDLVYQYTLLVDGFGLKPTQTITLVKKVKYGEQAVEAAWPLGSAIEAVSSP; the protein is encoded by the exons ATGACGGCTAAGCGCGGGATTGGGCGGCACGAGTCTCTCGCCGACAAGATCCAACGCCACCGAAGTATCCTGCTAGTGATATCGGTTCCCGTTGTGCTGATCGCTCTCGTTCTTCTGCTGATGCCTGGGAGATCGGCAACCGACGCGGTCGTTGAAGAGTACACGGTGCTTAACCGCAAGGGAGGCCCCAACTCGAGGCCTCCGAAGAACTACGCCGTGGTTTTTGACGCTGGAAGCTCTGGGAGCCGTGTACATGTTTACTGTTTTGATAAGAATTTGGATCTTGTTCCTCTCGGGAATGAACTCGAGCTCTTCCTACAG CTAAAACCAGGCTTGAGTGCGTATCCTACTGATCCCCGACAAGCAGCAAACTCTTTGGTGTCTCTTCTTGACAAGGCGGAGTCTTCTGTTCCCCGCGAGTTGCGTCCTAAGACACCTGTCAGAGTTGGG GCAACTGCAGGTTTGAGGACGCTGGGTCATGAAGCGTCTGAGAACATTTTGCAAGCG GTTAAAGAACTCTTGAGAGATAGAAGCATGCTGAAAACTGAGGCGAATGCTGTTACTGTGCTGGATGGAACCCAGGAAGGTTCTTATCAGTGG GTAACGATCAACTACTTGTTGAGGAACTTGGGAAAACCATACTCAGATACGGTTGGAGTGGTTGATCTTGGAGGGGGTTCTGTTCAAATGGCATATTCTATATCCGAGGAAGATGCTGCAAGTGCACCAAAACCATTGGAAGGAGAGGATGCTTATGTCAGAGAAATGTATCTCAAGGGACGGAAGTATTTCCTCTATGTTCACAG TTACCTACATTACGGATTACTGGCTGCCCGAGCAGAGATTTTGAAAGTTTCTGAAGATTCAAACAACCCCTGCATTGTGACAGGCTATGATG GTACTTACAAGTATGGAGGAGAAGAGCTTAAAGCGGCTGCGTTGCAATCTGGCGCGAGTCTTGATGAGTGCCGGAGGCTAACGATCAACGCACTCAAAGTGAATGATACACTTTGTACACACATGAAATGCACATTTGGTGGAGTATGGAATGGTGGTCGAGGTGGCGGCCAAAAGAATATGTTCGTTGCTTCTTTTTTCTTCGATCGTGCTGCTGAG GCTGGATTCGTGGACCCGAAGCAACCTGTGGCTACAGTTCGTCCAATAGACTTTGAGAAAGCAGCAAAGAAAGCTTGTAGTATGAAAATGGAGGAGGGAAAATCAAAGTTTTCACGTGTGGAGGAAGATAATTTGCCTTACTTGTGCATGGATCTCGTTTACCAATATACTCTGCTCGTTGATGGATTCG ggtTGAAGCCAACACAGACAATAACATTAGTGAAGAAGGTGAAATACGGAGAACAAGCAGTGGAAGCTGCCTGGCCATTGGGTAGCGCCATTGAGGCCGTCTCCTCACCGTGA